The Flavobacterium faecale genome has a segment encoding these proteins:
- the atpH gene encoding ATP synthase F1 subunit delta, which yields MASTRAAIRYAKAILDLANSKGRANVVNQDMQTIATTVGGNAELNSFIQNPTINVEVKESVLLEVFATANGVTKGLFHLLFENKRFEILEGIAQQYSLLFDEESGVEVAHVTTAIPMDAALEATVLAKIATLSNKKITIKSIVDPAILGGFILRIGDQQYNASVANRLQVLKRELSN from the coding sequence ATGGCAAGTACAAGAGCAGCAATTCGTTATGCAAAAGCAATTCTAGACTTAGCAAACTCAAAAGGTAGAGCCAATGTTGTGAATCAAGACATGCAAACGATAGCAACAACAGTTGGTGGAAATGCAGAATTGAATTCATTTATTCAAAACCCTACTATCAATGTTGAGGTTAAAGAATCAGTACTTTTGGAAGTTTTTGCAACTGCAAATGGAGTAACCAAAGGTTTGTTTCATTTGTTATTCGAAAACAAAAGGTTTGAAATATTGGAAGGCATTGCACAACAATATAGTCTTTTGTTTGATGAAGAATCTGGAGTTGAGGTAGCACATGTTACTACTGCAATTCCTATGGACGCAGCATTAGAGGCTACAGTTTTGGCTAAGATTGCAACGCTTTCGAACAAAAAAATTACAATTAAGAGTATTGTAGATCCTGCTATTCTTGGAGGATTTATTTTGAGAATAGGTGACCAACAGTATAATGCTTCGGTTGCAAACAGATTACAAGTATTAAAAAGAGAATTAAGTAACTAG
- a CDS encoding GNAT family N-acetyltransferase — MLVIRELSTLTEMVSELEMIRHLYPAFTFEKYKSFLQEMVPHNYKQLGVYENDVCIGLTGFWTGYKLWAGKYIEIDNFVVDPSHRAKGIGKMMTDYIHDLAVAAGCTMITLDAYSNNFTAHRFYYNQGFEPKGFHFIKILDENGVS, encoded by the coding sequence GTGCTAGTTATAAGAGAACTTTCAACCCTTACTGAGATGGTTTCCGAATTGGAAATGATCCGTCATTTGTATCCCGCTTTCACTTTCGAAAAATATAAATCCTTTCTGCAAGAGATGGTGCCGCATAACTACAAGCAATTGGGTGTGTACGAAAATGATGTCTGCATTGGTCTTACCGGTTTTTGGACAGGTTATAAATTGTGGGCTGGAAAATATATTGAGATTGACAATTTTGTAGTAGACCCTAGTCATCGTGCTAAGGGTATTGGTAAAATGATGACCGACTATATCCATGATTTGGCGGTAGCTGCAGGTTGCACGATGATCACGCTAGACGCTTATTCAAACAATTTTACAGCACATCGTTTTTATTACAACCAAGGTTTTGAGCCTAAGGGTTTCCATTTTATAAAAATATTAGATGAAAATGGTGTCTCATAG
- a CDS encoding F0F1 ATP synthase subunit B, with protein sequence MEKLINQFEFGLFFWQILIFVGLILLLKKFAWKPILDAVNDREEGIKNALLSAENARQEMQNLQADNQRILQEARAERDNMLKEAREMKEKMVADAKTEAQEQGQKMIEQAKAAINSEKNAAMAELKLQVSTLSLSIAEKLLKEELSNKDAQTKLIEKMLGDVKIN encoded by the coding sequence ATGGAAAAGTTAATAAATCAGTTTGAGTTTGGTTTGTTTTTTTGGCAAATACTAATATTTGTTGGATTAATACTTTTGTTAAAAAAATTCGCGTGGAAACCAATTCTTGATGCAGTTAATGATAGAGAAGAAGGAATTAAAAATGCTTTACTTTCTGCTGAGAATGCAAGACAAGAAATGCAAAATTTACAGGCTGATAACCAACGTATATTGCAAGAAGCAAGAGCTGAGCGTGACAACATGCTAAAAGAAGCTCGCGAAATGAAAGAAAAAATGGTAGCAGATGCAAAAACTGAAGCACAAGAGCAAGGTCAAAAAATGATCGAGCAAGCTAAAGCAGCTATCAACAGTGAAAAAAATGCAGCTATGGCAGAATTGAAATTACAAGTTTCAACCTTATCATTGAGTATCGCTGAAAAATTATTGAAAGAAGAATTGTCTAACAAAGACGCTCAAACAAAATTGATTGAGAAAATGTTAGGTGACGTTAAGATAAACTAA
- the atpA gene encoding F0F1 ATP synthase subunit alpha, giving the protein MAEIKPAEISAILRKQVEGFESGATLEEVGTVLQVGDGIARIYGLSNVQYGELVEFENGLEAIVLNLEEDNVGVVLLGPSTGIKEGSVAKRTQRIASLKVGEQMVGRVVNTLGFPIDGKGPIGGDLYEMPLERKAPGVIFRQPVTEPLQTGVKAVDAMIPVGRGQRELVIGDRQTGKSTVCIDTILNQKEFYEAGKPVFCIYVAIGQKASTVAGIAKMLEEKGAMAYTVIVAANASDPAPMQVYAPFAGAAIGEYFRDSGRPALIVYDDLSKQAVAYREVSLLLRRPPGREAYPGDVFFLHSRLLERACKVIADDGIAKNMNDLPDSLKGIVKGGGSLTALPIIETQAGDVSAYIPTNVISITDGQIFLDGDLFNSGVRPAINVGISVSRVGGNAQIKSMKKVSGTLKLDQAQFRELEAFAKFGSDLDAVTLNVIEKGRRNVEILKQGLNDPYTVEDQVAIIYAGSKNLLRNVPVNKVREFEKDFLSFLNAKHRATLDALKAGKLTDEITDVIEAVAKEVSAKYN; this is encoded by the coding sequence ATGGCGGAAATCAAACCTGCTGAAATTTCAGCAATATTAAGAAAGCAAGTAGAAGGTTTTGAATCTGGCGCAACGCTAGAGGAAGTAGGAACCGTACTTCAAGTTGGAGATGGTATTGCTCGTATTTACGGGCTTTCAAATGTTCAATACGGTGAGTTAGTTGAATTTGAAAATGGCCTTGAGGCTATTGTATTGAATCTTGAAGAAGATAACGTTGGTGTGGTACTTTTAGGACCATCAACTGGTATCAAAGAAGGTTCAGTAGCAAAAAGAACACAACGTATCGCTTCTCTTAAAGTAGGAGAACAAATGGTAGGACGTGTAGTAAACACACTTGGTTTTCCTATTGATGGAAAAGGACCAATCGGTGGAGACTTATACGAAATGCCTTTGGAAAGAAAAGCTCCTGGAGTTATCTTCCGTCAACCAGTTACTGAGCCATTACAAACAGGTGTAAAAGCAGTTGATGCTATGATCCCAGTAGGTAGAGGTCAACGTGAGTTGGTTATTGGTGACCGTCAAACAGGTAAATCAACTGTTTGTATTGACACTATCTTAAATCAAAAAGAATTTTACGAAGCAGGAAAACCTGTATTTTGTATCTACGTAGCTATCGGACAAAAAGCTTCTACTGTAGCAGGAATTGCTAAAATGTTGGAAGAAAAAGGTGCTATGGCGTATACAGTGATCGTTGCAGCAAATGCATCTGATCCTGCTCCAATGCAAGTTTATGCTCCTTTTGCAGGTGCTGCAATTGGTGAGTACTTTAGAGATTCTGGTCGTCCAGCTTTGATTGTTTATGATGATTTATCTAAACAAGCTGTTGCTTACCGTGAGGTATCTCTTTTGTTAAGAAGACCTCCAGGACGTGAGGCATATCCAGGTGACGTTTTCTTCTTGCACTCTCGTTTATTAGAGCGCGCTTGTAAAGTAATCGCTGATGATGGAATTGCAAAAAACATGAACGACTTACCAGATTCATTAAAAGGTATCGTTAAAGGTGGTGGTTCATTAACTGCGCTACCAATTATCGAAACACAAGCTGGTGACGTTTCTGCATATATCCCAACAAACGTAATTTCGATTACAGATGGTCAAATTTTCCTTGATGGAGATTTGTTTAACTCTGGGGTTCGTCCAGCAATTAACGTAGGTATCTCGGTATCTCGTGTTGGAGGAAATGCACAAATTAAATCAATGAAAAAAGTATCAGGTACTTTAAAACTAGATCAAGCACAGTTCCGTGAATTGGAAGCTTTTGCTAAATTTGGTTCTGATCTTGATGCAGTTACATTGAACGTAATTGAAAAAGGTAGAAGAAACGTTGAGATCTTGAAACAAGGTTTGAATGATCCTTATACTGTTGAAGACCAAGTAGCAATTATCTACGCTGGTTCTAAAAACTTATTGAGAAATGTTCCTGTAAATAAAGTTAGAGAATTTGAAAAAGACTTTTTGTCTTTCTTGAATGCTAAACACAGAGCAACTTTGGATGCTTTGAAAGCAGGGAAATTAACAGACGAAATTACAGATGTAATTGAAGCAGTAGCTAAAGAAGTTTCAGCAAAATATAATTAA
- a CDS encoding PadR family transcriptional regulator, with translation MKNSQLYKGSLTTIIMKLLEENGKMYGYEITQKVKAITAGELNITEGALYPALHKLEGEGILEVEIKKVDNRMRKYYKLTEVGTQETVNRLAELEDFIRNMQSLVNLKPNLEF, from the coding sequence ATGAAGAATTCACAATTATACAAAGGCAGTCTTACTACCATCATAATGAAGTTGCTAGAGGAAAACGGAAAGATGTATGGATATGAGATTACGCAAAAGGTAAAAGCAATTACTGCCGGCGAACTCAATATCACCGAAGGTGCCTTGTATCCTGCGCTTCATAAGTTGGAAGGAGAGGGAATATTGGAGGTCGAAATTAAAAAAGTGGATAATCGAATGCGTAAATATTATAAACTTACCGAAGTTGGAACCCAAGAAACCGTAAACCGATTGGCCGAATTAGAAGATTTTATTCGAAATATGCAATCACTTGTAAACCTAAAGCCCAATTTAGAATTTTAA
- the atpE gene encoding ATP synthase F0 subunit C, producing the protein MEIPQIIGAGLIVIGAGLGIGKIGSSAMDAIARQPEASGKIQTAMLIAAALIEGIGFAALFAS; encoded by the coding sequence ATGGAAATTCCACAAATTATTGGAGCTGGGTTAATCGTTATTGGAGCAGGTTTAGGTATTGGTAAAATTGGTAGTTCAGCAATGGACGCTATTGCTCGTCAACCAGAAGCTTCAGGAAAGATCCAAACAGCTATGCTTATCGCAGCTGCACTTATTGAGGGTATTGGTTTTGCTGCGTTGTTCGCATCATAA
- the atpG gene encoding ATP synthase F1 subunit gamma: MANLKEIRNRITSISSTMQITSAMKMVSAAKLKKAQDAITAMRPYAEKLTELLQNLSATLEGDAGGEFTTQREIKKVLVVAISSNRGLCGAFNTNVIKASKSRVDFYAGKQVDFFAIGKKGNDVLSKTVSVVENHSSVYDALTFDNVAAIADVLTEKFVDGEYDKIELIYNQFKNAATQIVQIEQFLPLAPIKSDLNVTPSDYIFEPSKEEIVLTLIPKSLKTQLYKGIRDSFASEHGARMTAMHKATDNATDLRNQLKLTYNKARQAAITNEILEIVGGAEALNG; encoded by the coding sequence ATGGCAAATTTAAAGGAAATCCGTAATAGAATTACTTCCATTTCATCAACGATGCAAATTACATCGGCTATGAAAATGGTTTCTGCAGCAAAACTAAAGAAAGCACAAGATGCAATCACGGCTATGCGCCCTTATGCCGAAAAATTAACGGAGTTGTTACAAAATCTTTCTGCTACACTTGAAGGTGATGCAGGTGGAGAATTTACTACGCAACGCGAGATTAAAAAAGTATTAGTTGTAGCGATATCTTCAAATAGAGGTTTATGTGGTGCTTTTAATACTAACGTAATCAAAGCGTCAAAAAGTAGAGTTGATTTTTACGCTGGTAAACAGGTAGATTTTTTCGCTATTGGTAAAAAAGGAAATGATGTTTTGAGTAAAACAGTTTCGGTTGTCGAAAATCATAGTAGTGTTTATGATGCGCTAACTTTTGATAACGTGGCTGCCATTGCAGATGTATTAACTGAAAAGTTTGTTGATGGTGAGTATGATAAAATTGAATTGATTTATAATCAATTTAAAAATGCAGCAACTCAAATCGTTCAAATTGAACAGTTTTTACCATTAGCTCCAATCAAATCTGATTTGAATGTAACTCCTTCTGATTATATTTTTGAGCCTTCTAAAGAGGAGATTGTGTTGACTTTGATACCAAAGTCGTTAAAAACACAATTGTACAAAGGAATACGTGATTCTTTCGCTTCAGAGCATGGTGCGCGTATGACTGCAATGCACAAGGCAACAGATAATGCAACAGATTTAAGAAATCAATTAAAATTAACATATAACAAAGCACGTCAAGCTGCTATTACAAACGAAATCTTAGAGATCGTAGGTGGAGCAGAGGCTTTGAATGGTTAA
- a CDS encoding tetratricopeptide repeat protein: MKTNIVNSSISLGLVIFLGACSTKRDSFLSRNSHALSTKYNILYNGQIGLDKGVAGINANDQDNFWKLLPIEKMQFNEDLVGDKKQKNTDFDVAETKATKAIQKHSMNIDGTERNFQTDEAYLLLGKARYYDQRFIPALDAFNYILYKYPSSSRIYEAKIWREKTNMRLGNDAVVVDNMKRLLGGEKLKKQIKSDANALLSEAYLNLEEKDSAVTKLVLAEKFSTKNKQKARYRFILGQLYEELNSPEKALESYESIIEMNRKAERKYVIQAQAKKAQLFDFKNGDTLQFVETFNKLLKDRENRPFLDVLNHQFGLFYDKQNNDAKAKKYYNASLKSTKGDEYLVASNYRNIANRYFRDAKYPIAAKYYDSTLTKLNDKTREFIHLSKVRKNLDEVILNEAVAVKNDSIIKVIDMSGPERIAYYENYITELKKQDEKKRILLEKQLQIQKNIENNSKATNNDDAVANPNTGIAKPNMAILPPSIGASSSQSPLFYFYNPTTVAFGKVQFKKNWGARTPGVNWRMVSGASAAVANSNANDQQDDAAKAKAEADENPAYATDFYINQIPTDPKERDSLNKERNFAYYQLGVIYKEKFKEYNLASNKLEQLLRQQPEEKIVLPALYNLYKIYQITDSSRALEVKKAIVSQFPDSRYAQIISNSKIQEAKDSPEGVYDQTYALYDEEKFDEVLTKTDLLINQYAGDEIVSKFELLRANAIGKAQGLVPYKKAIQYVADNYPNTEEGKKAMSILKTQIPALENMNFSAAPSKSWKIIYKIENFDDAKVKSMEAKMKKFIDEEQQHQLSFRIENYKTNQRFFVVQGATSEVYANSITTLLKQNKSYKIEDSPLIVSTENYSVIQIKKNLEAYEALKKQ, encoded by the coding sequence TTGAAAACCAATATAGTTAATTCTTCTATTTCGCTAGGACTTGTTATTTTTTTGGGAGCATGTTCTACCAAAAGAGATAGCTTTTTGTCTAGAAATTCACATGCCTTGAGTACCAAATACAATATTTTGTACAACGGACAAATTGGTCTTGACAAAGGCGTAGCAGGAATCAATGCAAATGATCAAGATAACTTTTGGAAACTTTTGCCTATCGAAAAAATGCAGTTCAATGAAGATCTGGTAGGTGACAAAAAACAAAAAAATACCGATTTTGATGTTGCCGAAACCAAAGCTACAAAGGCAATTCAAAAACATTCGATGAATATTGACGGTACCGAAAGAAATTTTCAAACCGATGAAGCTTATTTACTTCTAGGGAAAGCGCGCTACTACGATCAGCGTTTTATTCCTGCCCTGGATGCCTTCAATTACATTTTGTACAAATATCCAAGTAGTAGTCGTATTTACGAAGCTAAAATTTGGCGTGAAAAAACCAACATGCGCTTAGGCAATGATGCTGTGGTGGTAGACAATATGAAACGATTGTTGGGAGGAGAAAAACTCAAAAAACAAATTAAATCAGACGCGAATGCTTTACTGTCTGAAGCCTATTTGAACTTGGAAGAAAAAGATAGTGCGGTAACAAAATTGGTTTTGGCAGAGAAATTTTCGACAAAAAACAAACAAAAAGCGCGCTACCGTTTTATTCTTGGGCAACTTTATGAAGAATTAAATAGCCCTGAGAAAGCCTTAGAAAGTTATGAATCAATAATCGAAATGAACCGTAAAGCAGAACGCAAGTACGTGATTCAGGCGCAAGCAAAAAAAGCACAACTTTTTGATTTTAAAAACGGTGATACCCTACAATTTGTTGAAACATTTAATAAATTACTAAAAGATCGCGAAAACCGTCCTTTTCTAGATGTGTTAAATCATCAATTCGGACTTTTTTACGACAAGCAAAATAATGATGCTAAGGCAAAGAAATATTACAATGCCTCATTAAAAAGCACGAAAGGTGATGAGTATTTGGTGGCTTCAAATTATAGAAACATTGCCAACAGATACTTTAGAGATGCCAAATATCCTATAGCAGCTAAGTATTATGATAGTACGTTAACGAAGTTAAATGACAAAACTCGAGAATTTATTCACCTGTCCAAAGTGCGTAAAAATCTTGATGAAGTGATCTTGAACGAAGCTGTGGCAGTCAAAAACGATAGTATTATTAAGGTGATCGATATGTCGGGTCCAGAGCGTATTGCCTATTATGAGAACTATATCACAGAGCTAAAAAAGCAAGACGAGAAAAAAAGAATTTTACTCGAAAAGCAGTTGCAAATTCAAAAGAACATTGAAAATAACAGCAAAGCAACCAATAATGATGACGCTGTTGCAAACCCAAATACCGGAATTGCAAAGCCCAACATGGCTATTTTGCCACCTTCAATTGGAGCAAGTAGTTCGCAATCGCCTTTGTTTTATTTTTATAATCCCACTACCGTGGCCTTTGGAAAAGTTCAGTTCAAAAAAAATTGGGGCGCTCGAACTCCAGGTGTCAACTGGAGGATGGTTTCTGGAGCTTCTGCTGCTGTAGCCAACTCAAATGCAAATGATCAACAGGATGATGCTGCAAAAGCTAAGGCAGAAGCAGACGAAAATCCAGCGTATGCTACCGATTTTTATATCAACCAGATTCCCACAGACCCAAAAGAAAGAGACAGTCTCAACAAAGAACGCAACTTTGCTTACTATCAATTGGGTGTGATTTATAAAGAAAAATTTAAAGAATACAATTTGGCTTCGAATAAACTGGAGCAATTGCTACGTCAGCAACCAGAAGAGAAAATAGTATTGCCGGCGCTGTATAATTTGTACAAAATTTATCAAATAACAGACAGTTCTAGAGCTTTAGAAGTGAAAAAAGCCATTGTGTCTCAGTTTCCGGATTCTAGGTATGCACAAATCATTAGCAATTCAAAAATTCAAGAAGCCAAAGATTCTCCTGAGGGTGTGTACGACCAAACGTATGCCTTGTATGATGAAGAAAAATTTGATGAGGTACTCACCAAAACCGATTTGTTGATTAACCAATATGCTGGAGACGAAATTGTATCAAAATTTGAGTTACTACGCGCCAATGCAATTGGAAAAGCGCAAGGTTTGGTGCCGTACAAAAAAGCAATTCAGTATGTTGCGGATAATTATCCAAATACAGAGGAAGGCAAAAAAGCAATGAGTATTTTGAAGACTCAAATACCGGCATTGGAGAATATGAACTTTAGTGCGGCACCTTCAAAAAGTTGGAAAATTATTTATAAAATTGAAAATTTTGACGATGCCAAAGTAAAAAGCATGGAAGCCAAAATGAAGAAGTTTATTGATGAAGAACAGCAGCATCAATTGAGTTTTCGAATCGAAAATTATAAAACAAATCAACGCTTTTTTGTAGTTCAAGGAGCAACTTCAGAGGTATACGCCAATAGTATCACAACGCTATTGAAACAAAATAAGAGTTATAAAATTGAAGACAGTCCGCTAATTGTGTCTACTGAAAATTATAGTGTTATTCAAATTAAAAAGAATTTGGAGGCATACGAAGCACTAAAAAAACAATAA
- a CDS encoding bactofilin family protein, giving the protein MFDKKSKSFSDALGKTNRIVEGTIIKGDIISEADFRLDGSLEGNFESTGKLVIGPTGKVIGDVICNSADIEGSFHGKIEVIEILNVKSKASIHGEVSVGKLAVEPGADFSATCVMKDQAAISMITDGKETSKK; this is encoded by the coding sequence ATGTTTGATAAAAAATCAAAATCCTTTTCGGATGCTTTAGGGAAAACCAACAGAATTGTCGAAGGAACGATCATCAAAGGAGACATTATCTCTGAGGCCGATTTTCGGTTAGATGGTTCGCTTGAAGGCAATTTTGAATCTACAGGAAAGCTCGTAATTGGTCCAACCGGAAAAGTTATAGGAGATGTAATTTGCAATAGTGCCGATATCGAAGGATCGTTTCATGGAAAAATTGAAGTGATAGAAATTCTGAATGTCAAATCCAAAGCAAGTATTCATGGTGAAGTAAGTGTTGGAAAACTAGCGGTGGAGCCAGGCGCAGATTTCAGTGCAACTTGCGTCATGAAAGATCAAGCTGCAATAAGTATGATTACAGATGGAAAAGAAACCTCAAAAAAGTAA
- the atpB gene encoding F0F1 ATP synthase subunit A: MVILNRPLRLVVTTFLACLPLVSFANQEIDSAKVNVENAHAVVAEAHHEGGHAEPTDVKSKIKAFVGHHVLDSHDFSFTQDDETGEHWSLPLPVILLDEGLHVFSSAKFHHGKEVAESDGKYYVVNHHDGKIYRTDAAGTITENEETGFPSNFRPIDFSITKTVVSIIGAALLMFFLFTSLARSYAKNKGIASGPGRIFEPIVLYVRDEIAIPNIGEKKYKNYMSYLLTIFFFVLFLNIFGLTPLGINATGNLTITFSLAFLTFLITNLTANKNYWGHIFWMPGVPKLMRIILAPIELLGIFIKPFSLMIRLYANIFAGHIVLMSIIGLMFIFKSWIGSSLSFGLSFLLSILEILVAFLQAYIFTMLSALYFGSAVEEHHHEEAH, from the coding sequence ATGGTGATTTTAAACAGGCCGCTTAGATTAGTAGTAACAACATTTCTAGCATGTCTTCCCTTAGTGAGTTTCGCAAATCAAGAGATTGATTCTGCAAAAGTTAATGTAGAGAACGCTCATGCGGTAGTAGCTGAAGCACATCATGAGGGCGGTCACGCTGAACCGACGGATGTAAAGTCTAAAATTAAAGCTTTTGTGGGTCACCACGTTTTAGATTCTCACGATTTTTCGTTCACACAAGATGATGAAACTGGAGAACATTGGAGTTTGCCTTTGCCAGTAATTTTATTGGATGAAGGTTTACACGTATTTTCTTCTGCAAAATTTCACCACGGTAAAGAAGTAGCAGAATCTGATGGAAAATATTATGTTGTCAATCATCATGATGGTAAAATCTACAGAACAGACGCTGCGGGAACTATTACTGAAAATGAAGAAACTGGTTTTCCTTCAAACTTTCGTCCAATCGACTTTTCGATCACAAAAACAGTAGTTTCAATCATTGGAGCAGCATTATTGATGTTTTTCTTGTTTACAAGTTTGGCTAGATCGTATGCTAAAAATAAAGGAATTGCTTCTGGACCAGGACGTATTTTTGAGCCAATTGTATTGTATGTACGTGATGAGATCGCGATACCAAACATTGGAGAGAAAAAATACAAAAACTACATGAGTTATTTATTGACCATATTTTTCTTTGTATTGTTCTTAAATATTTTTGGATTGACACCACTAGGGATCAATGCAACGGGTAACTTAACAATTACATTTTCATTAGCGTTTTTAACGTTCTTGATTACCAACTTAACAGCTAACAAAAACTATTGGGGTCACATTTTCTGGATGCCAGGTGTACCAAAATTAATGCGTATCATCTTAGCGCCAATTGAGTTGTTAGGGATATTTATTAAACCATTCTCTTTAATGATACGTTTGTATGCCAACATTTTTGCTGGACATATTGTATTGATGAGTATCATTGGTTTGATGTTTATTTTCAAAAGTTGGATCGGAAGTAGTTTGTCATTCGGATTGTCATTCTTACTTTCTATTCTTGAAATTTTAGTTGCCTTTTTACAAGCATATATCTTCACGATGTTATCTGCACTTTACTTCGGTTCAGCGGTAGAAGAGCATCACCATGAAGAAGCGCACTAG
- a CDS encoding AtpZ/AtpI family protein, producing MEKKPQKSNSTKWLALINIPIQMGVIIFLFSYLGSWLDDNYPSSKVYYSKILVMVGVVLALYNVIRQVNEINKEK from the coding sequence ATGGAAAAGAAACCTCAAAAAAGTAATTCGACCAAGTGGTTGGCGCTCATAAACATTCCGATTCAAATGGGAGTGATTATTTTTTTGTTCTCCTATTTGGGGTCTTGGTTAGACGATAATTACCCGAGCTCTAAGGTATATTACAGCAAGATATTGGTAATGGTAGGCGTAGTTTTGGCCTTGTACAATGTCATTAGACAAGTCAACGAAATAAATAAAGAGAAATAA